A part of Lactobacillus sp. ESL0700 genomic DNA contains:
- a CDS encoding ABC transporter ATP-binding protein codes for MDERNESVWSKEIPVREQLDIFKRLVRFVLQFKNEMIIAGVGALLVSIINMLLPYGLQFFLDNYLVKADVTTQVIIFAGSLYAGGSVIKGILQFTYEYFFALGSEKSLEGLRAELYKKLHTLGMRYFDQTPAGSIVSRVTNDTMTLSNFLTVLSSVVLSLFSIISALVAMFSTNVLAGLIVLAFLPLSLIVIWQYSKRSSKLYRNYRERLSRINTNLNESIEGVSLIQQFKQEKRMTGNFEHENAALMKTRFNMINLNSLLLSPLTSLLYSLALALTLMYFGFPLRQTFVPAGVVYAFSQYISQFFNPISNLMDQMTFFQDGIVAGKRIFRILDDTNYEPQQDEQQGLTVSQGKIEFKHVSFSYDGKNEILHDISFTVNPGETLGIVGHTGSGKSSIINVMMRFYEFYQGQVLIDGVDIKKYPKAELRKKLGLVLQDPFMFYGDISSNIRLYNQDITDEQIKQAAKTVQAADFIEKLPGKYHAEVGEGGSEFSQGQRQLISFARTLVTDPKILVLDEATANVDTETETLIQAGLRRLRQGRTTLAIAHRLSTIVDADQIIVLNQGRIIEHGTHQELLAQKGYYYNLYTLQNQN; via the coding sequence ATGGATGAACGAAACGAATCAGTTTGGTCTAAAGAAATTCCGGTTAGAGAGCAACTCGATATTTTCAAACGGCTTGTCCGGTTTGTACTGCAATTTAAAAACGAAATGATTATTGCCGGAGTTGGCGCGCTGCTTGTTAGTATCATCAATATGCTGTTGCCGTATGGCTTACAGTTCTTTCTTGACAATTATTTAGTTAAAGCTGATGTGACCACCCAAGTGATTATTTTTGCCGGATCATTATATGCTGGTGGATCAGTCATTAAGGGGATTTTGCAGTTTACGTACGAATACTTTTTTGCTCTAGGCTCTGAAAAATCTCTGGAAGGTTTACGGGCAGAATTATATAAAAAATTGCATACATTAGGGATGCGTTACTTTGACCAAACACCGGCTGGTTCCATTGTTTCGCGCGTGACTAACGATACCATGACATTGAGCAACTTTTTGACGGTGTTGTCCAGCGTTGTCTTGTCATTGTTTTCCATTATTTCGGCGTTAGTTGCCATGTTCTCAACTAATGTGCTCGCTGGCCTGATTGTGCTCGCCTTTTTGCCGCTGTCTCTAATCGTTATTTGGCAATATTCCAAGCGCAGTTCCAAACTTTACCGTAATTATCGTGAGCGGCTAAGTCGAATTAACACCAACTTGAATGAATCAATTGAGGGTGTTTCCCTAATTCAACAATTCAAGCAAGAAAAGCGCATGACTGGTAACTTTGAGCATGAGAATGCGGCGTTAATGAAAACGCGTTTTAACATGATTAACCTCAATTCCTTGCTGCTGTCGCCATTGACGAGTCTACTTTATTCCCTGGCTTTAGCGTTAACCTTAATGTATTTTGGCTTTCCATTACGGCAAACTTTTGTGCCTGCCGGGGTGGTATACGCCTTTTCGCAGTATATTTCACAATTTTTTAACCCAATTTCAAATTTAATGGATCAAATGACCTTCTTCCAGGATGGGATTGTTGCAGGCAAGCGAATCTTTCGCATTTTAGATGATACTAATTATGAGCCGCAACAAGATGAACAGCAGGGGCTGACCGTTTCGCAAGGCAAAATTGAATTTAAGCACGTTAGTTTTTCGTATGACGGTAAAAACGAAATTTTGCACGATATTTCGTTCACCGTTAATCCCGGTGAAACCTTGGGAATTGTGGGTCATACTGGTTCTGGAAAGAGCTCGATTATCAACGTTATGATGCGTTTTTACGAATTTTATCAGGGGCAAGTCCTAATTGATGGTGTTGATATTAAAAAATATCCTAAGGCAGAGTTGCGTAAGAAGCTCGGACTAGTTTTGCAAGATCCCTTCATGTTTTATGGCGATATTAGCTCTAATATTCGTCTGTATAATCAAGACATTACTGATGAGCAGATTAAGCAGGCTGCGAAAACCGTTCAAGCTGCTGACTTTATTGAAAAGCTGCCGGGCAAGTATCATGCTGAAGTTGGTGAGGGCGGTAGTGAATTTAGTCAAGGTCAACGGCAGCTGATTTCATTTGCTCGCACACTAGTAACTGATCCCAAAATTTTGGTTTTGGATGAGGCAACGGCAAATGTGGATACGGAAACAGAAACTTTGATTCAAGCAGGACTAAGGCGTTTGCGTCAAGGACGAACAACATTAGCGATTGCCCACCGCTTATCAACGATTGTTGATGCCGATCAGATCATTGTTCTTAATCAAGGTAGGATTATTGAACATGGTACGCATCAAGAATTGCTCGCACAAAAAGGTTATTACTACAATTTGTATACTTTACAAAACCAGAACTAA
- a CDS encoding GIY-YIG nuclease family protein: MVKLADSERIDYMYSDDLRIIQDKTAFSFSLDTLLLASLAKEAVRDRSKVADLCAGNCAASMYMAYFNRAKYDAVEIQEEAASQARRSIELNQMENRITVFQKNVKDVAKFLRKDSYDVVVVNPPYFKVPEGHEINPDPKKAIARHEILINLEEIIEAASGLLKMKGKMFMVHRPERLNEIAYFCMKHDLSIKFVQPFVSHRGDDSNLIIIEAVKHTASDGLVLRDAIEVHDQNGEFLPVIQRIIRETPEDRAKRQKSKDYFFYVLLCSDGSFYGGFTDDLKKRLAAHNSGKGAKYTKARRPVKMIYHEKFADKNLALKREYWFKHHPRQWKEKFLHEHAVDF, translated from the coding sequence ATGGTGAAATTGGCAGATAGCGAACGGATTGATTATATGTATAGTGATGATTTGAGGATTATTCAGGATAAAACCGCGTTTAGTTTTTCATTAGATACTTTGCTTTTGGCATCACTAGCTAAAGAGGCAGTTCGGGATCGGTCAAAAGTTGCCGACTTATGTGCTGGCAACTGTGCCGCCAGCATGTATATGGCGTATTTTAACCGGGCAAAATACGATGCAGTGGAAATTCAGGAGGAAGCGGCCTCGCAAGCTCGACGTTCGATTGAGCTTAACCAAATGGAAAACAGGATAACCGTTTTTCAAAAAAATGTTAAGGATGTGGCCAAATTCTTACGTAAGGATTCCTATGATGTCGTAGTTGTTAACCCACCATATTTTAAGGTGCCCGAGGGTCATGAAATTAATCCTGATCCTAAAAAGGCAATTGCGCGGCATGAAATTTTAATCAATCTTGAAGAAATAATTGAGGCTGCAAGCGGCTTATTGAAGATGAAGGGGAAGATGTTTATGGTGCATCGGCCCGAGAGGCTGAATGAGATTGCCTACTTCTGTATGAAGCATGACTTGAGCATTAAGTTTGTGCAGCCCTTTGTTTCGCATCGCGGGGACGACAGTAATTTAATCATCATTGAGGCCGTTAAACACACGGCTAGCGATGGTTTGGTCTTAAGGGATGCAATTGAGGTTCATGATCAAAATGGGGAATTTTTGCCGGTAATTCAGCGTATTATCCGCGAAACTCCAGAAGATCGAGCTAAGCGGCAAAAAAGTAAGGATTATTTCTTTTACGTTTTATTATGCAGCGATGGTAGCTTTTATGGCGGCTTTACGGATGATTTGAAAAAGCGCCTAGCTGCTCATAACTCAGGCAAGGGTGCCAAGTATACCAAGGCAAGACGACCAGTTAAAATGATTTATCACGAAAAATTCGCTGATAAGAATTTAGCACTGAAGAGAGAATATTGGTTCAAGCACCATCCAAGACAATGGAAAGAAAAGTTTTTGCATGAACATGCAGTTGATTTTTAG
- a CDS encoding FAD-binding oxidoreductase, which translates to MEYHKIDQTDRENLSKFISEPERFITKPTEHWDHDQFKTVRAMPELVIQPVTNDEVKNVVKYASDHNIPIVPRGNSTGLMGANLSVDGGISLDMVKMNQVIEYDPESLTMTVQAGIRLKDIEEYLADKPFTYMPAPAMHWATIGGNTSTNAGGLKAIKYGVTREHIRELKVVLTDGKLYKFGSKAVKSASGYSLKDLIIGAEGTLGVVTEVTVRLYPKPHKSINAIIPFPTLNDAIKSVPAILKSGVVPTTVEFMGRKVINLWEKYAGDQFPIKHGDGFIIVGLDAFTDEELKAELEQTLATVKDFKAEEAVVLSADSAEAKKIWACREALLLAIQKSTPKMDEIDVCVPINHIPDVLNRIEELETELHIRIPNFGHAGDGNLHIYLCSDEMNDEEYAKTSEKVISELYKTAKELDGNMSGEHGIGYARAGYFEDFYGHDYTELLRKIKTLFDPNDVLNPGKIFKM; encoded by the coding sequence ATGGAATATCATAAAATAGATCAAACTGATCGTGAAAATTTAAGTAAATTTATTTCTGAACCTGAACGGTTCATTACTAAACCAACTGAACACTGGGACCACGACCAGTTTAAGACTGTCAGAGCAATGCCAGAATTGGTAATTCAACCCGTAACTAACGATGAAGTTAAGAATGTGGTTAAATATGCCAGTGATCACAACATTCCGATCGTTCCACGCGGTAATTCAACTGGTTTGATGGGTGCCAACTTAAGTGTTGATGGTGGTATTTCTCTTGACATGGTTAAAATGAACCAGGTAATTGAATATGATCCTGAAAGTTTAACGATGACTGTTCAAGCCGGAATCAGATTGAAGGACATCGAGGAATACTTGGCAGACAAGCCATTTACGTACATGCCTGCACCCGCAATGCACTGGGCAACAATTGGTGGTAATACCTCAACTAACGCTGGTGGTTTAAAGGCAATTAAATACGGCGTTACTAGAGAACATATCCGTGAATTAAAGGTGGTTCTAACTGATGGCAAGCTTTACAAGTTTGGTTCTAAGGCAGTTAAGTCAGCTTCTGGCTATTCACTTAAAGATTTAATTATTGGTGCAGAAGGTACATTAGGTGTTGTTACTGAGGTAACTGTGCGTCTTTATCCAAAGCCGCACAAGTCAATCAATGCAATTATTCCATTCCCGACTTTAAATGATGCTATTAAATCTGTACCTGCAATCTTAAAATCAGGTGTTGTTCCAACAACCGTTGAATTTATGGGCCGTAAGGTAATCAACTTATGGGAAAAGTATGCTGGTGATCAATTCCCAATTAAGCATGGTGATGGCTTCATTATCGTTGGCCTTGATGCATTCACTGATGAAGAATTGAAGGCTGAATTGGAACAAACTTTGGCTACTGTCAAAGACTTTAAGGCTGAAGAAGCAGTTGTTTTAAGTGCTGATTCTGCTGAAGCTAAGAAGATTTGGGCATGTCGTGAAGCATTGCTGTTGGCAATTCAAAAGTCAACGCCAAAGATGGATGAAATCGATGTTTGTGTTCCAATTAATCACATTCCAGATGTTCTGAATAGAATTGAAGAATTAGAAACCGAATTGCACATTCGAATTCCAAACTTTGGTCACGCAGGCGACGGCAATTTGCACATTTACCTTTGCTCAGATGAGATGAACGATGAAGAATATGCCAAAACAAGTGAAAAGGTAATTAGTGAGTTGTACAAGACCGCTAAAGAACTTGACGGTAATATGTCTGGTGAACATGGTATTGGCTACGCTCGTGCTGGTTACTTCGAAGACTTCTATGGTCATGATTACACCGAATTATTGCGTAAGATTAAGACTTTGTTTGATCCAAATGATGTTTTGAATCCAGGTAAAATTTTCAAAATGTAA
- a CDS encoding cyclopropane-fatty-acyl-phospholipid synthase family protein, whose translation MLEKTFYKMMLSKSFPFPIKVTYWDGKSEIYGNGNPDIEIIFNEKVPVTAISRNASLALGEAYMDKKIEVKGSLQKLICGAYESSDSFLRSSKFRKFLPEQKHTEEQSEKDVQSHYDIGNDFYELWLDPTLTYSCAYFAGDNYDNLEQAQIAKIHHILNKLHPEKGKTLLDIGCGWGTLMLTAAKEYGLKVTGVTLSEEQYKLVQKKIFDQNLQDVAEVKLEDYRELGDKQWDYITSVGMFEHVGKENLAQYFSDVAKYLKKDGVALIHGITRQQGGATNAWLNKYIFPGGYVPGLNENIEHIIASDMQIDDIEMLRRHYQRTLEIWDKNFNQHRDQIQKLMGERFTRMWDLYLQACAASFESGNIDVIQYLITKGPSGKNLPLTRDYMLNK comes from the coding sequence TTGTTAGAGAAAACTTTTTACAAAATGATGCTCAGTAAGTCGTTCCCGTTTCCGATTAAGGTTACCTATTGGGACGGCAAGAGTGAAATTTACGGTAATGGTAATCCAGACATTGAAATTATTTTTAATGAAAAAGTTCCAGTTACGGCAATTTCGCGCAATGCTTCTTTGGCATTAGGCGAAGCATACATGGATAAGAAAATCGAAGTCAAGGGCAGCTTGCAAAAATTAATTTGTGGTGCTTATGAAAGCTCGGATAGCTTTTTGCGGTCAAGTAAATTTCGCAAATTTCTACCAGAGCAAAAACACACCGAGGAACAAAGTGAAAAAGACGTTCAAAGCCATTACGACATCGGCAATGACTTCTACGAATTATGGCTTGACCCCACATTAACATATTCTTGCGCCTACTTTGCTGGGGACAATTACGATAATCTTGAACAGGCACAAATTGCTAAGATTCACCATATTTTAAATAAATTACATCCTGAAAAAGGCAAAACGTTGTTAGACATCGGTTGCGGCTGGGGCACGTTAATGCTGACGGCTGCTAAAGAATATGGCTTAAAGGTAACTGGTGTGACGCTTAGTGAAGAGCAATACAAACTGGTACAGAAGAAAATCTTCGATCAGAATTTGCAAGATGTGGCCGAGGTTAAGCTGGAAGATTACCGCGAACTTGGCGACAAGCAGTGGGATTACATTACTTCTGTCGGAATGTTTGAGCATGTGGGCAAGGAAAATCTGGCCCAGTACTTTAGTGATGTTGCCAAATATCTGAAAAAAGATGGTGTTGCCCTAATTCACGGAATTACCCGCCAGCAAGGTGGTGCTACTAATGCATGGCTTAATAAGTACATTTTCCCGGGTGGTTATGTTCCCGGTTTAAACGAAAACATCGAGCACATCATTGCCAGCGACATGCAAATTGATGACATTGAAATGCTTAGACGCCATTACCAAAGAACGCTAGAAATATGGGATAAGAACTTTAACCAACACCGTGACCAAATTCAAAAGTTGATGGGTGAACGGTTTACTCGAATGTGGGACCTATACTTGCAAGCCTGTGCTGCCTCATTTGAATCTGGTAACATTGACGTCATTCAATATCTGATCACCAAGGGCCCATCTGGTAAAAATCTCCCCTTAACTCGTGATTACATGTTAAATAAATAG
- a CDS encoding isoprenyl transferase, which yields MAEKNQLNHLAIIMDGNGRWARRQGKPRVAGHHEGMNNVERITLAADKLGIKILSLYAFSTENWARPKEEVAYLMNLPVRFFDKFMPTLMANNVKVNIMGYLDELPPKTYNVVQRAMAETANNTGLILNFAFNYGSRSEITSAVKELGGMIESGAISSEQIDEEMISERLMTAKFGAFRDPDLLIRTSGEQRISNFLLWQLAYSELAFSPKNWPDFNEADLQKFVSEFQNRHRRFGKVDESDS from the coding sequence ATGGCAGAAAAAAATCAATTAAATCATCTTGCAATTATCATGGATGGTAACGGTCGCTGGGCACGTCGCCAAGGCAAGCCACGTGTTGCTGGTCATCATGAGGGGATGAATAATGTTGAGCGAATTACGTTAGCTGCCGATAAGCTAGGGATTAAAATTTTGTCGCTTTACGCATTTTCAACTGAAAATTGGGCCCGACCAAAAGAAGAAGTTGCTTATTTGATGAATTTGCCAGTTCGCTTTTTTGACAAATTTATGCCGACGTTAATGGCGAATAATGTTAAAGTGAACATCATGGGTTATTTAGATGAATTGCCACCTAAAACTTATAATGTTGTTCAGCGAGCAATGGCAGAAACCGCCAATAATACTGGCTTAATCTTGAACTTTGCGTTTAATTACGGCTCACGCAGCGAAATTACTTCAGCTGTTAAGGAATTGGGCGGCATGATTGAAAGTGGCGCGATTTCTAGCGAGCAAATTGATGAAGAAATGATTTCAGAGCGGTTAATGACGGCAAAATTCGGTGCTTTTCGTGATCCTGATTTACTAATTAGGACTTCAGGTGAGCAACGAATTTCTAATTTTTTGCTCTGGCAATTGGCTTATTCTGAATTGGCATTTAGCCCTAAAAATTGGCCTGACTTCAATGAAGCCGACCTGCAAAAATTCGTAAGTGAGTTTCAAAATCGTCACCGCCGTTTTGGCAAGGTTGATGAATCAGATAGTTAG
- the tsf gene encoding translation elongation factor Ts has protein sequence MANITAKQVKELRDRTGAGMMDSKKALVKADGDIEKAIDILRENGVAKAAKKSGRIAAEGLAEYAFNDNTAALVEINSETDFVSSNDKFVKLVDDVTKAILAAKPANVEEALKAPMGDSTIGEEITNLTAVIGEKITLRRFDLVTKNDDEVFGAYKHNGGSIVALVTLKGDSEEAAKNIAMHVAAINPEYLNKDSVPKADFDRQKDVFTKETENEGKPAKIIPKIVEGRVNKYLSEICLVDQPYVKDSDKTVAEYAKSEGCEVVGYTRYEVGEGIEKKQEDFAAEVKEQMK, from the coding sequence ATGGCAAATATTACTGCTAAGCAAGTTAAAGAATTACGTGATCGTACCGGTGCTGGTATGATGGACTCCAAGAAGGCTTTAGTAAAGGCTGATGGAGACATTGAAAAGGCAATCGATATTTTAAGAGAAAACGGTGTTGCTAAGGCTGCTAAGAAGTCCGGCAGAATTGCTGCTGAAGGTTTAGCTGAATATGCATTTAACGACAACACTGCTGCTTTAGTTGAAATCAATTCAGAAACTGACTTTGTTTCTTCAAATGACAAGTTCGTTAAATTAGTTGACGATGTTACTAAAGCAATTCTTGCTGCTAAGCCTGCTAATGTTGAAGAAGCATTAAAGGCTCCAATGGGTGACTCAACAATTGGTGAAGAAATCACCAACTTGACTGCTGTTATCGGTGAAAAGATTACTTTGAGAAGATTCGACTTAGTAACTAAGAACGATGATGAAGTATTTGGTGCTTACAAGCATAACGGTGGTTCAATTGTTGCTCTTGTTACCTTAAAGGGTGACAGCGAAGAAGCAGCTAAGAACATTGCAATGCACGTAGCTGCAATTAATCCAGAATACTTAAACAAGGATTCTGTACCAAAGGCTGATTTTGACCGGCAAAAAGATGTCTTCACTAAGGAAACTGAAAATGAAGGCAAGCCTGCTAAGATTATTCCTAAGATCGTTGAAGGTCGTGTAAACAAGTACTTAAGTGAAATTTGTTTAGTTGACCAACCATACGTTAAGGATTCTGATAAGACTGTTGCTGAATATGCTAAGTCAGAAGGCTGTGAAGTTGTTGGTTATACCCGTTACGAAGTTGGCGAAGGTATTGAAAAGAAGCAAGAAGACTTTGCTGCTGAAGTAAAAGAACAAATGAAGTAA
- the frr gene encoding ribosome recycling factor encodes MNNETIKKAQENMDKSITVFQKNLGSIRAGVANAAILENVKVDYYGAPTPLTQMSSVTIPEPRVLLITPYDQSSLDNIEHALLASNLGLTPANDGKVIRLVIPQLTGERRQEIAKQVNKLAEEAKIAVRNVRRDAMNSLKKQQKDDEITEDEQRNLEKQVQKATDNATKKIDEVADKKRTEITKG; translated from the coding sequence ATGAATAACGAAACAATCAAAAAAGCCCAAGAAAATATGGACAAATCAATTACGGTTTTCCAAAAAAATCTTGGTTCAATTCGAGCTGGTGTTGCTAACGCTGCAATTTTAGAAAATGTTAAGGTTGACTATTATGGTGCACCAACTCCGCTGACACAAATGTCGAGTGTAACTATCCCAGAACCACGCGTTTTGTTAATTACACCATATGACCAAAGCAGTTTAGATAATATTGAGCATGCTTTGCTTGCTTCCAACTTAGGTCTAACTCCAGCCAATGACGGTAAGGTGATTAGATTAGTCATTCCACAATTAACTGGTGAAAGACGTCAAGAAATTGCTAAGCAAGTTAATAAGTTAGCTGAAGAAGCTAAAATTGCGGTTAGAAATGTTCGCCGGGATGCAATGAATAGCCTCAAAAAGCAACAAAAAGACGATGAAATTACCGAAGACGAGCAACGTAATTTAGAAAAGCAAGTTCAAAAAGCCACTGATAATGCAACCAAGAAGATTGATGAAGTAGCTGACAAAAAGCGGACTGAAATTACTAAAGGTTAA
- a CDS encoding 1-acyl-sn-glycerol-3-phosphate acyltransferase, with amino-acid sequence MFYHFARAAARFIVWILNGHLHVYHKERIPEGNYILAAPHRTWWEPILFALAASPKEFMFMAKIELFKNPILRFIMTHAHAFAVDRKNPGPSALKIPIKGLRKGNFSLIIFPSGTRHSTELKAGTLAIAKLSGKPIVPVVYQGPLTFGNLLKRQPLDVCFGNPIQVDRKMKLTHENEAAFDKQLQKVWDQIDTEHNPDFHYVAK; translated from the coding sequence ATGTTTTATCATTTTGCTCGCGCAGCTGCGCGATTTATCGTTTGGATCCTTAACGGTCATTTACATGTTTATCACAAAGAACGCATCCCTGAAGGTAACTATATCTTAGCTGCACCACATCGGACTTGGTGGGAGCCAATTTTATTTGCACTAGCTGCTAGTCCCAAAGAATTTATGTTCATGGCCAAAATCGAATTATTTAAAAATCCAATTTTACGGTTCATCATGACTCACGCACATGCTTTTGCTGTTGACCGCAAAAATCCTGGCCCTTCAGCGCTTAAAATTCCAATTAAGGGCTTAAGAAAAGGTAACTTTTCCTTAATTATTTTTCCATCAGGGACAAGACACTCCACTGAGCTTAAGGCCGGAACGTTGGCAATTGCTAAATTATCGGGTAAGCCAATTGTCCCCGTCGTTTACCAAGGGCCACTCACCTTCGGTAATTTATTAAAGCGCCAACCACTTGATGTGTGCTTCGGTAATCCAATTCAAGTTGATCGGAAAATGAAATTAACCCATGAAAACGAAGCTGCATTTGATAAGCAGTTGCAAAAGGTTTGGGACCAAATTGATACCGAGCACAATCCAGATTTTCATTACGTTGCCAAATAA
- the rpsB gene encoding 30S ribosomal protein S2 gives MSVVSMKQLLEAGVHFGHQTRRWDPKMAPYIFTQRNGIYIIDLQKTIKMLDDAYAFVRAVAQDGGVILFVGTKKQAQDSIAEEATRAGQYFVNQRWLGGTLTNWKTIQSRVQRLKDLKKMSEDGTFEVLPKKEASLLTKEMDKLERFLGGIEDMPRIPDVLFVVDPKKEKIAVHEANILGIPVVAMVDTNTDPTPVDVVIPSNDDAIRAIRLISGAMADAVIEGKQGQDDDDESVEVEMANGAADDESVEEAETTEEDSDNE, from the coding sequence ATGTCAGTAGTTTCAATGAAACAATTACTTGAAGCTGGTGTCCACTTCGGTCACCAAACTAGAAGATGGGATCCAAAGATGGCTCCTTACATTTTTACTCAAAGAAATGGTATCTACATCATTGACTTGCAAAAGACAATCAAGATGTTAGACGATGCTTACGCTTTTGTTAGAGCCGTTGCTCAAGATGGTGGCGTTATTCTTTTTGTGGGTACTAAGAAGCAAGCTCAAGATTCTATTGCTGAAGAAGCAACTCGTGCTGGTCAATACTTCGTTAACCAACGTTGGTTAGGTGGTACTTTGACTAACTGGAAGACTATCCAAAGCCGAGTACAAAGATTAAAGGACTTAAAGAAGATGTCAGAAGACGGTACTTTTGAAGTACTGCCAAAGAAGGAAGCTTCACTTTTGACTAAGGAAATGGACAAGCTTGAAAGATTCTTAGGTGGTATCGAAGATATGCCTAGAATCCCAGATGTTTTGTTCGTAGTTGATCCTAAGAAGGAAAAGATTGCCGTTCACGAAGCTAACATTTTAGGTATTCCAGTTGTCGCAATGGTTGACACTAATACTGACCCAACTCCAGTTGACGTTGTAATTCCTTCAAACGATGATGCTATCCGTGCTATTCGCCTTATCTCAGGTGCAATGGCTGACGCAGTTATCGAAGGTAAGCAAGGTCAAGACGATGACGACGAAAGCGTTGAAGTTGAAATGGCTAATGGTGCTGCTGACGATGAAAGTGTTGAAGAAGCAGAAACTACTGAAGAAGATTCAGACAACGAATAA
- a CDS encoding phosphatidate cytidylyltransferase encodes MKQRVITAVIALILFIPIVYVGGLWMDWLTVAFAAVGISEIFLMKKQILVSINFLLALLATIIWAVPDSFIKGMPWHWSKYGMYFAIIMLMLTWTVLSKNKTTFDDVGVYTLSSLYIGTGFHYMAAIRNSNNGLALLCYVFVVVWLTDTGAYMIGRQIGKHKLWPVISPNKTWEGSIGGTICAVICAAIYVYCVQVGYPQMQMIIIAFFLSIVGQMGDLVESAYKRYYGVKDSGKILPGHGGILDRFDSMLFVLPVVAALLGIMH; translated from the coding sequence ATGAAACAACGTGTTATTACAGCAGTTATTGCTTTAATTTTATTTATTCCTATTGTTTATGTTGGCGGTCTTTGGATGGATTGGTTGACTGTGGCTTTTGCGGCAGTTGGCATCAGTGAAATCTTCCTGATGAAGAAACAAATTTTAGTGTCGATTAATTTCTTATTGGCACTATTAGCAACAATTATTTGGGCAGTTCCAGATTCTTTCATTAAGGGGATGCCTTGGCACTGGTCTAAGTATGGCATGTACTTTGCTATTATTATGCTAATGCTGACATGGACAGTTTTATCAAAGAATAAAACGACCTTTGATGATGTTGGTGTCTACACCTTGTCATCATTATATATTGGAACTGGTTTTCACTATATGGCAGCCATTAGAAACAGCAATAACGGTTTGGCGCTTTTGTGCTACGTCTTTGTTGTTGTGTGGTTAACTGATACTGGTGCGTACATGATTGGCCGCCAGATTGGTAAGCATAAGTTATGGCCAGTAATTAGTCCTAATAAGACCTGGGAAGGTTCAATTGGGGGCACAATTTGCGCCGTTATTTGCGCAGCAATTTACGTGTACTGCGTTCAAGTAGGTTACCCACAAATGCAAATGATTATCATTGCCTTTTTCCTTTCAATTGTTGGGCAAATGGGCGACTTAGTGGAATCTGCATATAAACGCTACTACGGTGTAAAGGATTCTGGTAAAATCTTGCCGGGACATGGTGGTATCTTGGACCGGTTCGACAGTATGCTATTTGTATTACCAGTAGTTGCTGCCTTGTTAGGAATTATGCACTAG
- the pyrH gene encoding UMP kinase: MTKVKYKRVILKISGEALAGDKGTGIDPTVIGHLAQEIKSVHDLGVDIGIVCGGGNMWRGETGEKLGMERSQADYMGMLATIMNGLALQDGLEHVGVPTRLQTSIEMRQIAEPYIRRKAIRHLEKGRVVIMGGGTGNPYFSTDTTAALRAAEINADVILMAKNGVDGVYSADPKLDPNAKKYQELTQLDLIAKDLKVMDRTASSLSMDTNIPLIVFNVNTEGNIKKAVMGEPIGTVIEGGK, translated from the coding sequence ATGACTAAAGTTAAATATAAGCGTGTTATTTTGAAAATTTCCGGTGAAGCTCTCGCTGGTGATAAGGGGACAGGAATTGACCCTACAGTTATCGGTCATTTGGCTCAAGAAATCAAATCAGTTCACGATTTAGGCGTTGATATTGGTATTGTCTGCGGTGGCGGTAATATGTGGCGCGGTGAAACTGGTGAAAAACTAGGCATGGAACGTTCACAAGCTGATTATATGGGAATGCTTGCAACCATTATGAATGGTTTAGCTCTTCAAGATGGTTTAGAACATGTTGGCGTGCCAACCAGATTACAGACCTCAATTGAAATGCGGCAAATTGCTGAGCCGTATATCAGAAGAAAGGCAATTCGGCACTTGGAAAAAGGCCGGGTTGTAATTATGGGTGGTGGAACAGGTAACCCATACTTTTCAACTGATACAACAGCTGCATTGCGTGCTGCTGAAATCAATGCTGACGTTATTTTAATGGCTAAAAATGGTGTTGACGGAGTTTACTCTGCTGATCCAAAGCTTGACCCTAATGCTAAGAAGTATCAGGAATTAACGCAGCTTGATTTAATTGCCAAAGATTTAAAAGTAATGGATCGGACAGCAAGCTCGCTTTCAATGGATACGAACATACCGCTTATTGTGTTTAACGTTAATACTGAAGGTAATATTAAGAAGGCAGTCATGGGTGAACCAATTGGTACTGTTATTGAAGGTGGTAAATAA